Proteins encoded by one window of Paenibacillus urinalis:
- a CDS encoding GNAT family N-acetyltransferase has product MIEFREMVIEDYEESFALWNKTEGMGLSSADSRESIQLYLERNQGFSQVAVYSGRVIGTLLSGHDGRRGYLYHLAVEPEFRGQSIAKNLVRHAIALLREAGIQRAHIMVLDSNETGKAFWSRMGWTGRDDVLLRSSDTDVE; this is encoded by the coding sequence ATGATTGAATTTCGTGAAATGGTAATAGAAGATTACGAAGAGAGCTTCGCTCTCTGGAATAAGACTGAAGGGATGGGACTCAGTAGTGCGGATTCCAGAGAGTCGATACAGCTGTACCTCGAACGGAATCAAGGCTTCAGTCAGGTAGCGGTCTACAGTGGAAGGGTCATAGGAACACTGCTCTCCGGTCATGACGGAAGAAGAGGATATCTGTATCATCTGGCAGTGGAGCCTGAATTTCGGGGACAGTCCATTGCTAAAAATTTAGTCCGCCATGCTATAGCATTACTGCGGGAAGCAGGCATACAGCGTGCGCATATTATGGTGCTTGACTCGAATGAGACCGGAAAGGCATTCTGGTCTCGGATGGGCTGGACCGGGCGTGATGATGTTCTTCTTCGTTCCTCTGACACGGATGTAGAATAA
- a CDS encoding nucleotidyltransferase domain-containing protein, with product MNRSDLHSCLFAIALEKSESIKNHVTDVKAIAVTGSVASGIVYPSSDIDIIAYVEGSISDSLRQYVEQDLQISQGKIIAITEEALAVNYWLQQTKCEVVYFSERLACRKLDSLLKDYDISLNTHTVATGILKARTLYDPAGLISGWKDRLSQYPDELATSLIKANLDFFPEPVLKASYMERSDHLYVIEGKLRNQDKLLSILCGLNRMYHPGKWKSVGQIYEQMSIKPINLEHRMNMVWQLPMEESIELLSELIYETLDLIRLQMPDIDITSIINEYQRFW from the coding sequence ATGAATCGATCGGATTTACATAGTTGTTTGTTTGCCATAGCACTAGAAAAGTCAGAGAGCATAAAGAATCATGTAACTGATGTAAAAGCAATTGCTGTTACAGGCTCCGTGGCTTCCGGGATTGTCTATCCTTCATCAGATATTGATATTATCGCCTATGTAGAAGGGTCTATTTCTGATTCGTTAAGGCAGTATGTAGAACAAGATCTTCAGATCAGCCAGGGCAAGATCATAGCTATAACGGAGGAGGCCCTGGCCGTCAATTATTGGTTACAACAGACCAAATGTGAGGTCGTATATTTCTCAGAAAGACTTGCTTGTCGTAAGCTGGATTCATTGCTAAAAGATTATGATATTAGCTTGAACACCCATACGGTTGCGACTGGCATCCTTAAGGCAAGAACATTATATGATCCTGCAGGCTTGATCAGTGGCTGGAAAGATAGACTGAGTCAATATCCTGATGAGCTTGCTACTTCATTAATTAAAGCTAATCTCGATTTTTTCCCCGAGCCAGTGCTTAAAGCATCCTATATGGAACGAAGTGATCATTTATACGTAATAGAAGGGAAGCTTCGAAACCAAGATAAGCTGCTGTCCATTTTATGCGGTTTAAACCGAATGTATCATCCGGGGAAGTGGAAAAGTGTGGGGCAAATTTATGAGCAGATGAGCATCAAACCAATAAACTTGGAACATCGGATGAATATGGTGTGGCAGCTGCCTATGGAAGAGTCCATTGAGCTGCTGTCGGAGCTCATCTACGAAACATTGGATTTAATTAGACTACAAATGCCCGATATAGATATAACAAGCATTATTAATGAGTACCAGAGGTTCTGGTAA
- a CDS encoding SdpI family protein has protein sequence MDVENLVVFSFVGVVFIILGLFMRIRPPKRMNHIYGYRTNRSMKSERMWKEANRYSAAWMVGIGLFYIIIGLFVSRFVRGMEGFGILVGLMLMFNLLLFVVVERRLKEMEDRTY, from the coding sequence ATGGATGTGGAGAATCTTGTGGTGTTCAGCTTTGTTGGGGTTGTATTTATCATTCTAGGACTATTCATGCGAATCAGACCTCCTAAACGAATGAACCACATTTATGGTTATCGGACGAATCGTTCCATGAAGAGTGAACGCATGTGGAAGGAAGCTAATCGTTATAGTGCAGCCTGGATGGTCGGAATAGGTCTCTTCTATATTATTATCGGTTTGTTTGTATCCAGGTTTGTTCGCGGTATGGAGGGCTTTGGCATTCTGGTCGGACTTATGCTGATGTTCAATCTGCTCCTGTTTGTGGTCGTCGAACGCAGACTGAAGGAAATGGAAGATCGAACCTACTAA
- a CDS encoding histidine phosphatase family protein, with amino-acid sequence MSVTTIYIVRHGQTEWNVLGKMQGHQDSPLTDLGIRQARWLGEALDEKPIDAIYTSSSGRAVHTAELIRGSRDIPVTLTDNLREMNLGLWEGRTGDELKLEEPVKYQQYWEEPEVFAADGGETYIETMTRAQQELKHILNVNRGKSVLIVTHTVVVKLLMTWIEQRSLDTLWDLPYIHPASLCKIVFNEENKPEVVLHADISHYPETAGMNGT; translated from the coding sequence ATGTCAGTTACGACGATATATATCGTAAGGCACGGACAGACGGAATGGAACGTACTGGGCAAGATGCAGGGACATCAAGATTCTCCGCTAACGGATCTTGGTATTCGTCAAGCTAGGTGGCTTGGTGAAGCGCTCGATGAGAAGCCAATTGATGCAATCTACACAAGCTCTAGCGGCAGAGCAGTTCATACTGCAGAGCTGATCCGCGGCAGTCGGGACATACCCGTGACCTTAACGGATAACTTGAGGGAAATGAATCTGGGGCTATGGGAAGGCCGGACCGGAGACGAGCTGAAATTAGAGGAGCCGGTGAAGTATCAGCAATATTGGGAGGAGCCGGAAGTGTTCGCTGCAGACGGTGGAGAAACCTACATCGAAACGATGACCAGAGCGCAGCAAGAACTGAAGCATATTCTTAACGTAAATCGGGGAAAGTCGGTGCTTATCGTAACGCACACAGTCGTGGTTAAACTACTGATGACATGGATCGAGCAGCGCTCGCTTGATACGTTATGGGATTTGCCTTATATTCATCCGGCTTCCTTGTGCAAGATTGTATTTAATGAAGAGAACAAGCCGGAAGTTGTGCTTCATGCGGATATTTCACATTACCCTGAGACCGC